A segment of the Nostoc sp. TCL26-01 genome:
TATCTCGCTCAAGGCTGGTGAGAATACTTTGACTGCACAGATCATCGGTGGGACAGAACCACCAGTGAGTGTGCGCGTTGTTGTCAGAGGAAAACCGCAAAAACTGACGCTAGAAACTGTAGAAGCGCGTATCCCTGCTGATGCACGTTCCACAGCTACTATCAACGGTCAACTTTTGGATGAAGGTGGTAATCGCTCTAATCAAGATGCTGTTGTCACAATTATCCCCACGGCGGGGGAATTAGTGGGAACTGACTTGAAGCCTGAACAACCAGGGTTTCAGGTAGAAGCCAAAGGGGGACAGTTTACAGCAATTTTGCGATCGGATTTGAAAGCACAAACTGTGCGAATTCGCGCCTTAGCTGATGATTTAGAAGCCTTTACCCAACTGCAATTTGAGACATCATTACGTCCTAGCTTAGTCTCTGGGGTGGTAGATTTGCGTTTAGGTGCGAGAGGGACAAACTATTACGGTAGTTTTCGAGACTTTCTCCGCCCAGACAAAGATACTAGCACCCAGTTTGACTTTAACTCAGCCATTTTTGCCACAGGTACATTCGGTGACTGGCTATTTACTGGCGCATATAACAGTTCTCGCAGCCTGAATGAAGATTGTAACTGTGATAATCGCCTGTTTCGCTCATATCAATTTAGTGAACAAAACTACCCTGTTTATGGTGATAGTTCCACATCATATGTAGTTACACCTTCTATTGACAGCTTATATCTGCGATTTGAGCGTTCTACTGGTATTCCTGGTGCTGCGCCTGATTATGCGATGTGGGGTGACTACAATACAGAAGAATTTTCCCGTTCTTCCCAGCAGTTTACCGCCATTAGTCGGCAACTCCACGGCTTTAAAGCCAACTACAACTTAGGGAATCTGCAAATTACAGGCTTCTATGGTAATAATTTAGAGGCTTTTCAACGAGATGCGATCGCCCCTGATGGGACTAGCGGTTTTTACTTCCTGTCTCGGCGGTTAGTAGTTCCTGGTAGTGAAAATGTTTTTATTGAATTAGAAGAACTGAATCGTCCGGGTACAGTCCTGCAACGCCAACAGCTAAACCGTGGCCCAGACTATGAAATCGATTACGATCGCGGTACTTTAATCTTCCGTGAACCAATTCTGCGTACTGATGTTGATCAAAATGGACAAGTTTTAGTCCGGCGGATTATCGTCAGCTATCAATACGATAGCAACAACACCGACAGCAACATCTATGCAGGACGCTTACAATACAACTTTTCTCGCTTGCTAAATCAAGAAAGTTGGTTAGGTGCAACCTACTTGAGAGAAAACCAAGGATTACGTGGTTTTGAACTCTATGGCGCAGATGCCATGATTTCTCTAGGTTCTGAGAATCAGATAATAGCAGAATATGCCCATTCCACCAACGATTCCGATATTATGGGGCGAGTAAGTGGCGAAGCTTATCGTTTAGAAGCCCAAGCTCAGATTTTTAAAGGTCTACAAGGTCGGGCTTATTACAGATATGCGGATACAGGCTTTGCTAATAACGCTACTATTAGTTTTGTTCCTGGTCAAACTCGCTATGGGGCGCAACTCACAGGAAAAGTTTCTACAACCACAAATGTCCGAGTGCAATACGACCATGAAGACAATTTTGGCATTGCACCCCAACCCTTAGATACCTTTGAAGAGCTATTTTCTCCCCGTTCGCAAGCAATACCCGGTAGTCAAGTCGATAATTCCCTCTCCACCCTATCGGCGGGAATTCAACAACGCATAGGTAAAGCCACTGTCAATGTTGATTGGATTCATCGCCACCGAGAAGACAGAATTGCCACCAACCCTTTAGAGAGTACATCAGATCAATTACGCTCTCGGTTCACATATCCCCTAACAGATAATCTCACCTTCCAAGCCCAAAACGAACTCACCTTATCTTCCCAAAAAGATACAGTCTACCCAGACCGGACAATTTTAGGGCTAAATTGGGCTGTCGTTCCTGGTGTAAATATCAATCTTGCTCAACAATACTACACTGCTGGTCAGTTGGCTGGTAATTCTATTACGAGCTTAAGCGTCAACGGTGAACACAAACTTGGCTCTGATACAACTTTGACTGGTCGTTACTCTATTCTCAGTGGTGCTAACGAACTGACGACCCAAGGAGCTATAGGTCTAAATAATCGCTGGATGATTGCATCTGGTTTGCGGCTAAATCTGGCTTATGAACACGTCTTTGGTAGCTTCTTCCAACGCACAGGTACAGGTCAACAATTTGCTCAACCATTTGCTCCTGGTCAAAGTGCTTCCTCGATTGGATTTAGTGGAGGTGATAGCTATAGTGTGGGGTTGGAATACTCAGATAATCCTGAGTTTCAAGCCAGTGCGCGTTACGAACATCGCACTTCGTCTGGTGGTTCCAATACAGTTATATCAGCCGCAGCTTTGGGTAAAATTTCCCCAGCACTCACAGCCTTAGTCCGATATCAACAAGCCAATTCTTCCAATCAAAAACTGACTGGTTTAGGCGATACAGCTAACTTAAAATTGGGTTTAGCTTTCCGTGACCCCAACAACGATAAATTTAATGCTTTATTGCGTTATGAATATCGGCAAAATCCCTCGACCATTCCCGATACCATCCTGTTAGGAAGTGGTACAGGTTCCCAAGATCATACCTTTGCTTTAGAAGCTATCTATGCGCCTAACTGGCAATGGGAATTTTACGGTAAATATGCTCTGCGTAATAGTACATCTTATTTAGCTAATGATTTAGTGGGTACTAGTACTGTAAATCTGGGACAATTACGAGCTACCTATCGCTTGGGATATAGCTGGGATTTAGTAGGTGAAGCTCGTTTGATTAATCAATCGACTTACACAGAGACAGGTTTCCTTGTGGAAGCTGGTTATTACCTCAGTCCTAATCTCCGCCTAGCTGCTGGTTATGTATTTGGTCGAGTCGATGATCGAGATTTTTCTGGAACACGTTCGGCTGGAGGGCCTTATTTGGGTTTGACATTGAAACTCAACGAATTATTTGATGGGTTTGGATTGCAAAAACCTGTACCACGTCAACCGTAGGGAGAGGTGGCAATGAAATATTTATTTAACTATTTAAAAGCGATCGCTACAGTAAATCTCGATGAAACTGTGGGCAACCTAACAAAAAAAACTATGCTAAAGTCTCTATCAAACAACCGTAAAAAAATATACTTAAGTAGCTTTGCTTGCTTATTTTACATCCTCGCACAAGATATAAAACCCAGTTGGGCAGAAGGTAGTAAACAGTTAGTTGCTGATGGTGGTGATAGACCTTATTTAGAATGGCTAGACCCCAATGCTTATACAACTGCGGGGATTGTGAGGCAGAATAAACTCAAGGTTTATGTGGAAACTGGGGAAACCGTATATTTAGGTTCTAGCGTCTTTAATGCCAATAATAATCTCGTTGATCCAGATATAATTTACCGCAGTCCTTTTAATGGTCAAAATGGTAATTGTAATGTCCTCAAGGTCGCCAATGTCGTCAACGGCGATTTTGGTCACATTGATACAATAGATAAAGAGAAGTTAGGTCCTGCTCCCTTAGCTGCTGGTGGTTACAATCCTTGTAGTTTTGTGGCTACAGAAACTGGTATTTATGAAGTAGAATTTCGTTCTGCTAGGCCCCTGACTAACCCTAGAGGTGATGTAAATCCGCCGCCTATATCTGCTACTTCACAATTTGCTACAAATGAAGAGCAAAGGGGAGGAATAGCAGCTTGGGATGTGACAGTGGCAAAAAATGGTGTCGCTCAACCTGGAAGACTATTTACTAACTATATAGCCCTGAATTTGGGTAATAATGGTAGGTCTTTGAAGTCTAAACTCTACATTCAAACGAAAGATGGATATCGCTATCAAACAGATATGAATGGAGTTGACCCATTTGGTTTTTTGTTCTTTGCTAATAGCAGAGGATTTATTGACCAGAATAATAACTCCACACTCTATCGCTCTGCTAACTCTCCAGCAAATTCTCTGAGTACATTAGATTTTTCTGGTAATGTACGAGTTCAACGTCCCGATATTGCTGATACAACTACCGATATCACCCATTTAGTTTTCTTTAATCGTCCAGCGACAGCAACATTGAATGCTTTAGGAATTCCCTTAACCCCAATAACCCCACCAATACCCAGCAATTTTATTTTCACTGGTGGAACTGGCGGTAGTGGGAATCAAACTTATATTGGTGTGGGAGGTAAGTTTAGTTTTAATGTTGGTTCTAGCGGTAGTTATCAAATTATTATCGATACTAACAATGATGGGATTTTTGACCCTAGTTTAGATCGGGTATTACAAAATCCCATGCTATCTGGTTTTAATGTAGTGTCTTGGGATGGGAAAGATGCTGCTGGAGTAAATTTACAACCCTTACCTAATAATGCTGCATACAGCGCCCAAATTACTACAAGAGTAGGTGAATATCATTTTCCGCTGTTGGATGCGGAAAATAATCCTTCAGGGTTTAGAATCACGATGGAAAACCCACCAGCAGCTTTTCCTCCTCTCAAAGACTTAAATAACAACAATATTGGAGCATCAACAATCTATTACAATGACTCTAATTACAGCACTAAGAATGGTACAACTACCGTAGAAGTGAAGTTAGACGGTACAGGAGCAACTAATCCTCGAAATGCAGCACGAGGAATCAACAGTGCTTCAGGTAAGCATGAATTTAGTCAAGACTATGGCGATTATAAAGGTATAGATACTTGGACTTATTTTCCCAGCCAAGCAGTTATCACACCTTTAGTCATTACTACAGATAAGCAAGCAAATGTTAAAGGAACTAAATCTGTTCGCTTTTCGATAGATAACGATGGTGCAGGTACAGTAAATGTTGGCGATTCTGTTGAATATACTATTACCTATTCCAACCTAACTCCCGACGGCAATACTAACGCAATTAATTTTATTATTAATGACACTTTGCCGTCACAGTTAACTTTTGTGAGTGCGGCAATTACAAGTGCGACTTCAGGTAATAACATTACACTTAATCCTAGTTATAGTGGCTCTGGTGCTTTGACTAATTCTGGAACCTTGCGAGTAGGTGACACAATTACTATGAAAATTACAGCAAAAATTAATAACGCTAATGGTGGTAATCCAATTAGCAATCAAGCCAATGCGAATTTTACCACTGCTGATAGTGCGGGAACAGTTGGTACAGTTTACACAGATGCAGATTCGGCAGGAGCTAGTAGTAATCCGCCAACTGTGGGGAATTCTTTTGCTCAAACTGCTGATGATGGCACAAATATAGGTAATGATCCTAGTAAAACAAATGATGATGACCCTACATTATTGACAGTTTCTACTGTTGTGCCTAATCCGCCAAAATTAGTGTTGGTGAAACGAATTACTCGGATTAATAATCAAGATTTAACTAATAATGTTAATGGTAGTAGTGCTGTAGCTATTACTGCTGCTAATTATGTAGCGGCTCCTCGTGATGTTGATGATGATGATCCTAAGTGGCCTGCTAATTATTTGCGGGGCATGATCAATGCTGGTAATGTCAAACCTGGAGATGATTTAGAATACACAATTTACTTTCTTTCTAGTGGTCAAAGTAATGCGAATAATGTAAAACTCTGCGACTTAATACCAGCAAATACTACTTTTATATCTACAGCTTTTAATGGTTTAAGTCCTAATGATGGTGTCAGTGGTGCAGATCAGGGAATTGCTTTAGCTGTTGGTGCTACTAATCCTACAGTTTATTTTAGTAATGCAGCAGATAGCGATCGCGCTACTTTTTACCCAGCCAATTCTCCCACCACACCCAGTTTTTGTCCCAACAGTAACACAAATGGAGCGATCGCCGTAGAAATTACTCGCGCTACTGTTTTCCCCAACATCCCCCCCGCCAGCAGTAGCGGTACACCAACCAGTTCTTATGGATTTGTACGCTTTCGCGTCAAGGTGAAGTGAACAATTAATTCAAAATTCAAAATACCCTTCGGGAAGGCTCACGCCTACAAAATTCAAAATGAGACAAGGAGACAAGGGGACAAGGGGACAAGGAGAAAATACTTATATAGATTCTTTCCCCCATCTCCTCATCCCCCCATCTCCCCATCTGTTTCTTACTAACCCCCACTCACCGGGGGAATTAAGACAACTTCATCGCCATCTTTTAAAAGGGTGTCGGGTTCGACAAAAATTAAGTTAATCCCAAAGCGGGTGATATCACGCCATTTAGATAGTTCTGGGTGTTCACTAATTAGGCGATCGCATACTGCACTAACAGGTGTACCATTGGGTAATTCCATGACCAGTTCTGGAACTCCATAGGCTTCTTGATAGGCAGCAAATAATTTGATGGTAATGGTAATTGCAGAATTAGGCATATAGGTTTTGTCCTCGATTGTACAGTGCGAGGATTTTTTAAAAACGCAGATTTACAGAAAATTTTTCACAATTGCGGATCATGATGGATGTGGAAACTTTAAAGCAGCAAGTTAGATGCTGACCTTTAAATATTGACTCTATCTATGGACATATACGATTTCTTAAAATTTATTTAATTTTTGCGGAAAATGCAACCACAATTTAATTTTTTTCAGTAACGCGGGAAACTCATGCAACTCAGTAGCTTTCCCGCCTACCCATAATTAATTTTTTGCCTATAGGAATCATATTTGATTTCTGTTGGCGTAGCCTGCGCTTACACATACAAAACTCAGTACACCTTTATTCTTTCTTCCCAGTACCCAGTACCCAGTCCCCAGTCCCTTACCTCTACGAGTGATTTAGAAATCAAATCGGATTACCATATTACCTATTCTTAATAGTTGCTAAGATTGAAGCACCAGAATTTTTAGGGTGCGAATATGAGTATATTCCTCATTGCTGTGATTGATGGTAAGAAAGCACGTTTTTTAACTTTAGAACCATCTGCATTACCTGAATATCAATCAAGCCCCAATTTAACTGAGCATGAAGTTTTGTTAAATTCGGCAAAAGAACTTTCTGGACAAGAATTGTGGGCGAGTACAAAGACAGGACGCAATCGTGGTGTGGCAGGTCAAGCTCATAGTTATGATGACCATAGAGATAATCATATGCTTGAATTTGAGCGCCGCTTTGCTCACACAGTTAGTAACAAGATTATTAACTTAACTCAAGTTAAGCGAGTGCAACAATTGTTATTGATTGCTGAGTCACAAATCTTAGGATTAATGAGAGAATCGCTTGCGTCTGTATTACCTAAAAATATTCATGTTAATGAGTTGGCTAAAAATCTCTGTCATCTAAAACCGCATGAATTACATGAGTATCTAGCTCATAAACAACTCTTACCAGCCAGCAAACGCATTTCTGGTTAGATATAAGATTTCTCCGTTAAGTTTGGGATAGGAAATTAAGCTAGTGTACTTCATAGTAGTAGTAAGGTTTTTATACTTTTTTAAAAGTACGCTAAAAAATATTACCTAAACTTAACTCGTACTCTTGTGTATTCATTTTTGCGAGATAATCAAAATACAAGGCAGTGGCGATGCAACTAAAAGTTGATCTTTAGTTACATAATATAATTCAATGTCTTGTAGCAACCTAAAAAGGCGATGCAGGGGGGTGTAAAATGACTCACGATTTTCCTATAGATGATTTTAGTAACTACTTAATAGTGAAAATCAGTATGCTGATTGTGCTATTGCTATTATTGTTAGCAATTTCCGCAGCCCCAGCGATTTAAAGATGAGTTAGTTACTATCGCAAAATCTCCTAACTTGCGTCTTCCCAGTCGCAGAGTAGTTCAGGTGCTTGTTTGATTTTTTGTGGTTTGCGGAGTGGGACTCTGGGAGTGCCAATATCCACAGAATGAAAAGATTGTTGTCTTTTCTTGGGAGATTTTTGATCTTGCTTGGGGGAAAGAATCTGTGTGGTTGTCATGGTAAATCAACTTTTACTATAAACTGAGCATTTAGTTTATATCATCAATTGCTCAACGGCAAATTTCGCAGCTAGAATATGACAAAATATTAGCGATCGCCTAGTGACATTCCTCACATCTCCTCAACGCTATTCCAGGATCAACAGCAAGTTTCTGTTGTCTATGACACAAGATTATCCTCCGAAAGAGAGAATTTCTCGCGTCATAAAAACTGCTGCACCTACAATCATCAATATTAATGTCACTTTTCCCCCAATAACTAGAGCGTTTCTCAGTTAAGTGAGGTACATATTTTTAGTCACCTGACCAATGACTAATGACCAATGACTACTGATAAAATTTTAATTAATAGCAAAAAATAAAACTTTTAACTAACTCAGTCTAAAGCTTTTTTGCTTTAAATACGAAGAATAAATATAAGGATTTTGACTGTGAATTTGTCATCATTAGGTTTTTTTCGCAGTTTACGAAAAGATAATCAGCAATTTGCTGTCATTGGTTTAGGTCGTTTTGGTCGTTCAGTCTGTTATACCTTACATAAGTTAGGCTACCAAGTCCTCGGAACTGATATTGATGAAAAACGAGTATCAGTAGCGTTAACAGAAGAAATAGTTGGTCATGCTTTGCAATTAGACTCAACCGAAGCTGCTGCACTCAAGGAAGCAGGAATCTTTGAATTTGATACGGTAATTATTGCCATTGGTAATTATGTCCAAGAAAGCATTATTACTACTTTGAATGTGAAAGAAGGTGGTGTACCTCATGTGGTCGCTAAAGCTTCTAGTGAAGTTCATCAAAAGTTATTGAAGCGAGTAGGGGCAGATCATGTTGTTTTTCCTGAATATGAAGCCGGTTGTGCGCTAGCACGAACACTGACTAAACCATCTATTTTAGATAGATTTGACCTCGACCCAGATAATAGTATTGTTGAGTTAATCGTACCTGATGAATTTCATGGCAAAACGATCGCTGAACTACAATTACGCAACCGTTATGGTCTGAATTTGTTAGCTGTCAGCCATGATGGTAAATTTCAAATTAATCCTGAACCCACCAAACGTTTAGAACGTGGTACAGCAATGGTAGTTATCGGTTGTAATAAGG
Coding sequences within it:
- a CDS encoding TonB-dependent receptor, with amino-acid sequence MRTLNILNLRLIRAIAGTLICVLYPASVHAEVKENSSNITPTRREAASFPDHNLSTDQLLATTPSATPIPPFSLADEMTLPRGLSRVAELPPTETPVATDKGDERRETTSSVSTTIKILTPTANSVIDIPATEATVQFPAGSQVELRVNGVLVDSALVGKTETDANTNLVTQTWYGISLKAGENTLTAQIIGGTEPPVSVRVVVRGKPQKLTLETVEARIPADARSTATINGQLLDEGGNRSNQDAVVTIIPTAGELVGTDLKPEQPGFQVEAKGGQFTAILRSDLKAQTVRIRALADDLEAFTQLQFETSLRPSLVSGVVDLRLGARGTNYYGSFRDFLRPDKDTSTQFDFNSAIFATGTFGDWLFTGAYNSSRSLNEDCNCDNRLFRSYQFSEQNYPVYGDSSTSYVVTPSIDSLYLRFERSTGIPGAAPDYAMWGDYNTEEFSRSSQQFTAISRQLHGFKANYNLGNLQITGFYGNNLEAFQRDAIAPDGTSGFYFLSRRLVVPGSENVFIELEELNRPGTVLQRQQLNRGPDYEIDYDRGTLIFREPILRTDVDQNGQVLVRRIIVSYQYDSNNTDSNIYAGRLQYNFSRLLNQESWLGATYLRENQGLRGFELYGADAMISLGSENQIIAEYAHSTNDSDIMGRVSGEAYRLEAQAQIFKGLQGRAYYRYADTGFANNATISFVPGQTRYGAQLTGKVSTTTNVRVQYDHEDNFGIAPQPLDTFEELFSPRSQAIPGSQVDNSLSTLSAGIQQRIGKATVNVDWIHRHREDRIATNPLESTSDQLRSRFTYPLTDNLTFQAQNELTLSSQKDTVYPDRTILGLNWAVVPGVNINLAQQYYTAGQLAGNSITSLSVNGEHKLGSDTTLTGRYSILSGANELTTQGAIGLNNRWMIASGLRLNLAYEHVFGSFFQRTGTGQQFAQPFAPGQSASSIGFSGGDSYSVGLEYSDNPEFQASARYEHRTSSGGSNTVISAAALGKISPALTALVRYQQANSSNQKLTGLGDTANLKLGLAFRDPNNDKFNALLRYEYRQNPSTIPDTILLGSGTGSQDHTFALEAIYAPNWQWEFYGKYALRNSTSYLANDLVGTSTVNLGQLRATYRLGYSWDLVGEARLINQSTYTETGFLVEAGYYLSPNLRLAAGYVFGRVDDRDFSGTRSAGGPYLGLTLKLNELFDGFGLQKPVPRQP
- a CDS encoding DUF11 domain-containing protein translates to MKYLFNYLKAIATVNLDETVGNLTKKTMLKSLSNNRKKIYLSSFACLFYILAQDIKPSWAEGSKQLVADGGDRPYLEWLDPNAYTTAGIVRQNKLKVYVETGETVYLGSSVFNANNNLVDPDIIYRSPFNGQNGNCNVLKVANVVNGDFGHIDTIDKEKLGPAPLAAGGYNPCSFVATETGIYEVEFRSARPLTNPRGDVNPPPISATSQFATNEEQRGGIAAWDVTVAKNGVAQPGRLFTNYIALNLGNNGRSLKSKLYIQTKDGYRYQTDMNGVDPFGFLFFANSRGFIDQNNNSTLYRSANSPANSLSTLDFSGNVRVQRPDIADTTTDITHLVFFNRPATATLNALGIPLTPITPPIPSNFIFTGGTGGSGNQTYIGVGGKFSFNVGSSGSYQIIIDTNNDGIFDPSLDRVLQNPMLSGFNVVSWDGKDAAGVNLQPLPNNAAYSAQITTRVGEYHFPLLDAENNPSGFRITMENPPAAFPPLKDLNNNNIGASTIYYNDSNYSTKNGTTTVEVKLDGTGATNPRNAARGINSASGKHEFSQDYGDYKGIDTWTYFPSQAVITPLVITTDKQANVKGTKSVRFSIDNDGAGTVNVGDSVEYTITYSNLTPDGNTNAINFIINDTLPSQLTFVSAAITSATSGNNITLNPSYSGSGALTNSGTLRVGDTITMKITAKINNANGGNPISNQANANFTTADSAGTVGTVYTDADSAGASSNPPTVGNSFAQTADDGTNIGNDPSKTNDDDPTLLTVSTVVPNPPKLVLVKRITRINNQDLTNNVNGSSAVAITAANYVAAPRDVDDDDPKWPANYLRGMINAGNVKPGDDLEYTIYFLSSGQSNANNVKLCDLIPANTTFISTAFNGLSPNDGVSGADQGIALAVGATNPTVYFSNAADSDRATFYPANSPTTPSFCPNSNTNGAIAVEITRATVFPNIPPASSSGTPTSSYGFVRFRVKVK
- a CDS encoding MoaD/ThiS family protein yields the protein MPNSAITITIKLFAAYQEAYGVPELVMELPNGTPVSAVCDRLISEHPELSKWRDITRFGINLIFVEPDTLLKDGDEVVLIPPVSGG
- a CDS encoding host attachment protein produces the protein MSIFLIAVIDGKKARFLTLEPSALPEYQSSPNLTEHEVLLNSAKELSGQELWASTKTGRNRGVAGQAHSYDDHRDNHMLEFERRFAHTVSNKIINLTQVKRVQQLLLIAESQILGLMRESLASVLPKNIHVNELAKNLCHLKPHELHEYLAHKQLLPASKRISG
- a CDS encoding TrkA family potassium uptake protein encodes the protein MNLSSLGFFRSLRKDNQQFAVIGLGRFGRSVCYTLHKLGYQVLGTDIDEKRVSVALTEEIVGHALQLDSTEAAALKEAGIFEFDTVIIAIGNYVQESIITTLNVKEGGVPHVVAKASSEVHQKLLKRVGADHVVFPEYEAGCALARTLTKPSILDRFDLDPDNSIVELIVPDEFHGKTIAELQLRNRYGLNLLAVSHDGKFQINPEPTKRLERGTAMVVIGCNKDINRLPI